TTTGACGAATATGCCCAGACCCCTACGCCTACATCAGGTTTCCATTGGCTGGCTTGCAAATTATTAATAGCCGGGTCGTTTTGGTTTTCGAGGGTTAATTCGGATGTGTTAATATTTAAATGGTTAAAACCCGCCTGCACACCAACCGCCAGGTTTAGCTTATCTGTTAAGCCCAGGTGATAGGCATAAGTACCGCTTAAATTTGTTTGTGTAATTGGGCCGGCCTTATCTGTTACTACCATAAAGCCAATGCCATGGTGCGGCTCTGATGCCCGGTAATCCTGCGTAAACGAACGGCTTGCCGGATCGGTATTACCACCACCAGGGAAACCGGTGGCATCGCCTTGCAAAAAATTACTGCCCAGCGGGGCATTTATACTAAAGTAAGCGGTTACGGGCGCACCTTGCAAACCTGTCCACTGGCTGCGGTAGCCAAGTTTAGCATCGGTATAATTTTCAATACCGCTTAAGGCAGGGTTTAAAAGGTAATTATTAAATACATACTGCGTGTACTGTGGGCGCTGTTGCGCATTGGCACAATGCGCAAAAACAGCAAGCAGTATTAATAAAATTAACCTTCGTTTAAACATTATCTAATAACAGTGACATTTCCGGAAATGGGTTTTCGCCCATTTTTAGGGTTTATAATATAATAGTACGCGCCTGCCGGTACGTAAACGCCATGGTACTTACCATCCCACGCTACGGCATAACCAACAGACGAATATACCTTTTCTCCGTATCTGTTGTATATGTCAACCGTATTTCCTGGGTAAGTTTCTATATTTTTTATTGTCCAGGTGTCATTTATGCCATCTCCATTGGGTGTAAACGCGTTAACAACTATTGGCGTCTTCAACACTTTAACAAATATTTCGTCAAAAGCAGTACAACCCTCGGCACTTGTAACTGTCAGTTTATAATTGGTATCGTCGGTTGCCTTAACCACCGGGTTTAATACGTCATCATGGTCTAAGCCATTAGAAGGCAGCCACTTATAGGCTAAACCATTACCTGTAGCTGTGGCCGGCATCACAAAACCCTCCCCTTCGAGCAGTAAAAAATCGGTGCCTGCGTTTACCACAGGATCAGGGTTTACCACAATATCCTGCGTATCTGTAAAATCGCAGCCACCATTTGTAACAAATTTATATACAATGGTATGCGTACCCGGCCCTGCTACTCTTGGGTCAAATACACCTGCGGAGGTTACCCCCGTCCCGCTAAAAGTGCCGGTACCGGTGAAGCCATTTAAATTAACCATAATATGTGCAGGCGCATCGCTGTAACACAACGAGCCAATCTTTGATACCTTTACTACCGGCTGGGGGTTTATAGTAACCAGCCTTTGCTTAAAAGTAGCGCAAGTTGCGCCGGAATAAGCCTCAAGCTGTATATTAAACGGCGTAGAAACAGTTAGTGCACCATAATCGTGCGAGTAAATCCCATCGGCATGCATGGTGCTGGTATTATATTCTTCGTATTGCTGCGGGTTATTATCATAATCATAAAAAATAATAATGCGGGTTATTTTACCAAAATCTACGGTAGATATATCCTTAATAGACACCCCGTTATTGCTGCACAAGCTGGTTGAATTCTGTATAACAAAGTCGGGCCTGGGGTCTGCCCCATTTACCGTAAACGCTTTTGTTTTGGATGAAGTACAACCGTTTGCAGTGGTAACCGTTAGGGTTACCTGGTATACACCTATTTGGCTGTATTTATGCTCGGCGCTTTTGCCTGCGGCGGTGTTTGCCTGACCCGTTTGCAAATGCGTATCTCCAAAATTCCAGCTGTAAGTAAAGCCCGCCTGGGTGTTATCGGTTATGGTGCTTATATCCGCAAACTTTGCCGATACATCGCCCACACAATAATCAGGCAAGGTAAAATCAACCTTGGGTAAAGGCTTTACATCAATTGCCTTTTCAAAAACGTCGCTCACACAATCGGTACTGTTGGTTATGGTTAACTTAACCGTGTAGTTGCCTGCCAAAGCATACGCATGGTTTAAGGGGCTATTATTGGCATGTGTTACCACAGGGCTACCATCGCCAAAATCCCAGATCCACTTAACTATTGTCCCCTCAGATACCGACTGATCTGTAAACGTAACATCACTACCCGCGCAAACCGGTGCCGACAGCGTAAATTTGGCAACGGGCTTATTTAATATATGCACCGTTCGCGTTACCTGGGATGATGAACATCCGTTTTCGTTTACAACTATAAGCTTGGTGGTATAATCGCCGGCTTGTGCAAACACATGTTTAGGGTTTTGCTCGTCAGATGTTGTACCGTCGCCAAAATCCCACAGCCAGGTTTGTAAGGTACTCCCCTTCGCGTCAGATTCGTCGGTAAATTGTAGTGGTGCATTAGGGCACCCGCCTACGCTTGTAAATTTTGCAGTAGGATAATCGGCTATGTTAAAGTTAAAATCAATATTTACCTCCGTTCCGCACTCATCGGCTACGGGGTTTATTACGGTAGCAGTAAGGCTATAATCTCCGGCTGTAAAGCTCAGTTTTTTAAAGTATTCGTATATGTAAATCGTTTTCCCTTCCCTAACCATTGTTTTTTTTACAACCGGATTATTATCAATATAAGGTGCCGTACCATCATGAAAATCCCATTCTATACGCGCGGTTTTGTAAGGCAACGCTAATTGCACCAGGTATTGCACGCCTGTACAACCATTATCCTGTGTTTTATTGGTTAAAGGGTCGGCTAGGGTAATGTATTGGTTAAGGTTTTTAAGGCTTGCCCCTGCAGCGTAGCCATAAGATTCGCGGTCGCCAAAGCCATAGGCTATAGCGTTAAAACCCTCTTTTGATTTGATGGTATGCGTACCGGCGGTAACATTTATTTGCGCATACGAATAGTCTTCATTTTGAGGCATAGGCCTAAAATATTCCGAGTAATCAACATTATCCAGCTTAAAAGAAGCGACACCTGTATTTTTTATTACCACGTTAATGTATTCCTTTAAAATATTGTATCGGCTGGTAGAATAGAGGGTAACATGATCCAGCGTTTGTTCGATCGGGTTTAGAAAAATCATCTCCGGGTCCCCGATATCTGTACTGTTCTCATCCGTGGTATTTAACTTTTTACCTTGTGTAACCGCATATTGCGCAACTTGTATTGGTTTATCGGCGCTAATAGTATGTGGTGTTCTGGACGGGAACTCATAATAGTCGGTACCTGCAAATTGGCCTTGCGGGATAATGGCACCGTCTATTTTGAGTACGGTGTTGGGGTCACTTACCACTACCCTGTAAACATCGTAGTCACGGTTTTTAAGCGGGACGGTAATATAAGTTTTACCCCATGCAGATGTCGGGTACACCTGCTGAAAAAGATTATCTGACGAAAAATTATCGTTATGATAGCCGATGCCCATTTTGGTACTGCCTGAAAACACAGCTATTTTTTTACACTCGCCCGTGGCCGATACAATGGTACGTATACGGGTATTGGTCAGATCGGTATTGGCCAGCCCTTCATAAACCTCGCCCTTATTTAAGATGATTTGGAATGGCACACCCGATGCCCTGCCATCAAGCAAAACCCTCGAAGGCTTAATTTCAACCGTGGTATTGTCCTCTGTAGCAATTACCATAAACGACGAGTAAGACGGCCCTTGAGATTGATCGCCCTGTGAAGAGTCCTCCGAGTTGGAATCCTGCTTATAATTGATGGAATAATAACTTTTACCCAAGGTAGTTACCGGCAACAAAAGTGTAGCACCCGATACGCTTGCCGCATATATATGACCATATACCGCTATATTACGCAACGATGTAATATGCAGCCCCTTATTAAACTTACCCTGTGCATTAATATAAGCTATAGGCGGGATATCTACAGGTGTAACCTGTTTTGCTACAACATTAAACGGAATTGCAGCAAAAGAGCCATCAGCAATCTCTACCTTACCACTAGTATTAACATCAGATGTGATATAAAGCGTCATTCTGCTACCCCGGGGGCCGCTATTACCGCTTATGTGCGACATATAACCCGTCCAAAACTCTTTACCCTGATTAGAACTGCTTCCCTGCGAAAACGCGCAACAACCGCAACACATTAATATAAATAGTGAAGCCAGCTTTAACGCACTTATCCTGTTCAATTTAATTGGGTTTATATTTTACCTGCTGATGCGTTATAAAAATAAGCAATCGTTTAAATATTAAGCAATTAAACTTTTGTGATAATATGTAACGGATTAAAAAAACTTATCCGGATTTGGTACCAGGTTCAGGAATTTTTCAAAATTCTCTTCATAGTTAGATTGGTCTAACTTATAGTAAAAAGCCCCTTTTTTTGATGATTGCTTGTCTTTTTCGGCCTGCTTAACTAATAAGCCGGTTGATAACAGCTTGCGGCTAAAGTTGCGGTCGTCAAATTGGGTTTGGTACACACCCTCGTAAAGGGCCTGTAGTTGCGGTATAGTAAACCTGTCGGGTAGTAATTGGAATAATATAGGGTGCAGCGCGGCTTTATAGCGCAACTGTTTTTTGGCAGCCTCCACCATTTCGGCATGGTCAAAAACCATTTCAGGCATATCATCCAACAAATACCATACGGGGTGGTTTTCGCTGGTTAGTTGTTGTTCGTATTCTTGTATATCTATTAATGCAAAGTAGGCTACCGATATGGTACGCTCTACCGGGTCCCTGTCCGGCTTACCAAAAACCATAAACTGGTCCATGTATACATTTTTTAGGCCGGTACGCTCTTCCAAAACACGGTTAGCGGCATCATCAGGGCTTTCTGATGAATGTATAAAGCCGCCCATAAGGCTCCATTTGCCTCTTTCGGGTTCTAAACTTCTTTCAACCAGTAACAATTTTATGTTCCAGCCATCAAATCCAAAAATAATACAATCAACAGCAACTAAAATTCTGCTCTGGCCGGCGTACTCGCTCATAAAATGATATTTGTTATTTTACAAGTGTAAATATAATTCAGCGTTTTATAAATAGCACATAAATTGTTTTATGTGGTTAAAATGTAACGGTTTTGTAACTAAATTTTAAAAACAATACGTTATTGATATATAATTTGATATTTACCGTTAACCAAAAACATACATCTATTGGAAAACATATTAAAAATTACCAATCTGAATAAAACCTACAAAAGCGCTGGTCGCGTTTTAACGGTTTTAGATGATATAAACTTTAGCATTGCGGCTGGTTCTACCAACGCTATAGTGGGCCCATCGGGCAGTGGCAAAACCACCCTGTTAGGTTTGTGTGCCGGCTTGGATAGTGCCAGCGCGGGCATTGTTGAGTTAAATGGCATTAGCCTGGGTAATTTAAGCGAAGACAAACGCGCGCAGGTACGCAACCAGTATGTGGGTTTTATATTTCAAAACTTTCAGCTGTTGCCTACGCTTACAGCTTTAGAGAACGTAATGGTCCCCTTAGAACTGCGGGGCGAAAAAAACATTAAGGCACGCGCTTTAGACCTGTTGGATAAGGTGGGACTTGCCGACCGTGGTCACCACTACCCTGCGCAGCTATCGGGTGGCGAGCAGCAGCGCGTATCATTGGCAAGGGCATTCTCCAATTCACCCAAAATATTATTTGCCGATGAGCCTACCGGCAACCTTGATGCCGAGACAAGCGAAAAAGTAGTGAAGCTGATATTTGACCTTAACCGCGAAGCAGGTACCACACTGGTTTTGGTAACCCACGATTTGGAGTTGGCCGCTAAAACGCATCGTATTATAAAAATAAAGGGTGGCAAGCTGGTTGCTGATGATAAAACCGGTAACCAATAGCCAATATGGATACTACAAACTATAAAAGAAAAACAAATGTTGCCTGGCTGTTTAAAATGGCCCTGCGCGATAGCCGCCGCAACCGCGGCAGGCTGTTGTTGTTTATATCGTCGATAGTGTTTGGTATTGGCGCGTTGGTAGCCATATACTCGTTCAGGTACAATATTCAAAACGATGTAAACGGGCAGGCCGCAACTTTAATAGGTGCCGATTTAACCATTAACGGTAATAAAGAACCTGATGCCAAACTTCAGCGTTTGCTTGATTCTTTAGGCGGCGACCGCTCGCAGGAGCGCAGCTTTGCCTCAATGGTTTACTTCCCAAAAACACAAGGCACACGGCTGGTACAGGTAAGGGCGCTAGAGGGGGCTTTCCCCTATTATGGCGAACTGGAGACGACACCGGTACAGGCAGGCAGAACTTTTAAAAAAGGCAAAAACGCCCTGGTTGACAAAACCCTGATGCTGCAATTTAACGCCCGAGTTAACGACTCTATAAAGGTTGGCCGGCAATCGTTTTTAATAGTGGGTGTTTTAAACAAAGCGCCGGGCCAAACGGGCATATCATCGGGTATAGCACCTATTGTTTATATCCCGCTGCAATACCTGCCGCAAACCGGATTAATTGCAAAAGGCAGCCGCATTAACTATAACTACTTTTTTAAATTCGGCAACAAAGTTGATGTTGATAAGCTGGCAAAAAAGATAGACCCACAACTGGATAAGGCCGATTACAGCTCGGATACGGTTGCAAGCCGCAAAGAAAACACAGGCCGCTCTTTTGCCGATCTGTCCAGGTTCCTTTCGCTTGTCGGCTTTATAGCGTTACTATTAGGATGTGTGGGCGTGGCAAGTGCCATTAACATTTATATCCGCGAAAAAATAGCTTCGATAGCCATTATGCGTTGTATGGGTGTAAAGGCCGCTGAAGCCTTTTTAATTTACCTGGTACAAATAACCGGCATAGGGCTCATCGGCTCGGTAGCGGGCGCTATATTGGGCACAGGCATACAGCATTTACTGCCCTTGGTATTAAAAGATTTTTTACCCATTACCATATCCGTAAGTATATCGTGGCTGGCTATATGGCAAGGCATTGTTTTGGGGGTTATTATATCGGTATTGTTTGCATTGCTGCCACTAATATCCATCCGCAATATATCACCCTTAAATACGCTGCGTTTATCATTTGATAGCGTAAGCATCCGGCGCGACCCATTCAGGTGGCTGGTTTATTTACTGGTAGTATTGTTTGTAGCATCGTTTGCTTACCTGCAATTAGATGATTGGATGGCGGCAACAGTATTTACCGCAGGCATACTCATCGCGTTTTTAATACTTACCGTTATTGCCTGGTTACTCATCCGTTTTACGCGCTTAATTATACGCGGCAGCTGGAGTTATATATGGCGACAGGGCTTTGCCAATTTGTACAGACCAAACAATCAAACCATTATACTTACGGTTTCTATTGGTTTAAGTACCGCTTTTATATGCACCCTATTTTTAATACAGCAATTGCTTATTAGCCAGGTTACCTTATCGGCAAGCGGCAATCAATCAAACATGATACTGTTTGATATACAAACCAACCAGGAAAAACCACTGGCCGACCTTACCCGTAAGCAGGGCCTGCCTGTATTGTCGCAGGTGCCTATTATTGCTATGCGTTTAGAAAAAGTGAACGGCAAAACAGCGGCCGATGTAAAAAAAGACACCACCTTGCGCATATCGCCGCGTGCCTTCTCTTACGAATACCGGGTCACCTATCGCGATTCGCTTACCTCGTCAGAAGAAGTTACCAGCGGCAAATGGGTAGGCAAGGCAACGCCGGGTGAAGATATACCTGTATCGGCCGAAGAACGCTTTGCGCAGCGCATAAACGCGCGCGTGGGCGACCACTTGGTTTTTAACGTACAAGGCGTGAGGATGAATGCTATAATAGCCAGCATACGCAAGGTAAACTGGAACAAAATATCAACGAATTTCCAGATCGTTTTCCCTACCGGGACTCTAGAAGATGCACCGCAGTTTCATGTACTGCTTACGCATGTAGCATCAAATCAGCAGTCGGCACAATACCAGCAAGCGGTGGTTAAGCAGTTTCCAAACGTTTCTGTCATCGACCTGGGTTTGGTACTAAGCGTGTTAGACGAACTTTTGGATAAGATAAGCTATGTGATTAAATTCATGAGCGCATTTAGTATCATCACGGGTATTATTGTGCTGATATCATCGGTACGCTTAAGCAAGTACCAGCGCATACAGGAGAGTGTTTTGCTACGCACATTAGGCGGCAGCCGTAAGCAGATATTTGCCATAACCGCTTTAGAGTATTTGTTTTTGGGTACGCTATCGGCCCTTACCGGTATAGTAATAGCCATAGGGTCAAGCTGGTTACTGGCACAGTACAGTTTTAAGATACCTTATGCGATAAACTTTTTGCCGGTCATCATCATCTTTTTTAGCATAACATTGTTAACAGTAATAATAGGGCTGCTAAACAGCCGCGGAATTTTAAACAGGCCGCCGCTGGAGGTTTTGCGGTCAAACACCTAATATTTATATGCGCAATCAATTTAAAACAGGCTTAATGGTATTGGCGGTATTAATTACCGGCTGCAACAGTAAAACAACCGATAAAAAAAGCGATGCCGATACTGATACCACACAAGCCGCGAAAACTGCCGCTACCAAAAACATTTTAGTATTTGGCGATAGCTTAACAGCAGGTTACGGTTTAGATGATGCTTCGGAAGCCTTCCCCGGTGTGTTACAAAACAAGATAGACTCGGCAAAATTACCCTACAATGTGATAAACGCGGGCGTTAGCGGCGAAACATCAGCGGGGGGCAGGGCTCGCATAGCCTGGACGCTTAAACAACCCGTTGATATTTTTGTACTTGAACTGGGTGCTAATGATGGCCTGCGCGGCCTGCCCGTGAAACAAACTACCGAAAACCTGCAGTTTATTATTAATACGGTAAAGGCAAAGTATCCTAAAGCAAAATTGGTATTGTTAGGTATGCTGGTGCCGCCAAACATGGGTGCCGACTATGCTAATAACTTTAAAAATATCTTCCCCCAGCTAGCAGCCAAAAACAACATGACACTGATGCCCTTTTTATTGCAGGATGTTGCCGGTGTGCGCAGCTTAAACCAACCTGACGGTATACACCCTACCGCCGAAGGCGCTAAAATTGTAGGCGCTAATGTTTGGAAAGTAATAAAGGGACTATTATAATTTACGCGTTTACCAGTCCCCTGTCCAGGTGTACGTAACCGCCATCAACATAAACAATTTGCCCGGTGGTATGGCTCGATCTGTTTGATAGCAGGAAAACCACCATATTGGCTATCTCTTCCGTAGTGGTCATGCGGTTTTCCAAAGGTATTTTGGCTTCAATCTCCTGGCGTTTTTCTGTGGGGTTAGGCAACGTCTTTATCCAGCTTTCGTAAAGTGGTGTCCAGCACTCTGCTACTACAACAGCGTTTACGCGTATGCCGTATTTTAACAGTTCAACAGCCCACTCGCGGGTTAGTGCGTTGCGGCCACCATTTGCAGCGGCATATCCCGATGTATTCCCCTGCCCTGTTTCTGCTGTTTTTGAGGTAATGTTAAGTATCGATCCTTTTGATACTTTTAGTGCAGGTAAGGCGTAATGGGCAATTAAATAATAATGCACCACATTTTTGTGTAACGATGCCATAAAGCTTTCGTAGTTGCCATTCTCTAAACCCACTCCATCATTCACACCGGCATTATTTACCAGCCCGTCAATTCGTCCAAATTTCTCCAAAACCGTTTTTACGGCGTTTTCGCATTCTTCGGGCTTGGTTAGTTCGGCCACCACCTGGTGTGCCTTACCACCAGCCGCTGCAACGGCATCAACTACAATATTGTTATCCTCTTCGCTCCGGCCAATAATTACAGGCAAGGCGCCTTCGGTAGCCAGCATTTTAACAATACCCTCGCCTATACCTTTAGCGCCACCCGTTACTATAATTACTTTATCTTTTAATCCCAGATCCATATTATTACTATCTTATTAATGCGAAACAACCATGTCTACTTTTTTCACCTTCAAATTATTGTAGGCAAATATCAATATCCCTATAAAGCAAGCCCCCGGCACCAGATAAGCCAGCTGTATGTTAGACATATCTGATATACGGCCCATTATAGGCGGGAACACCGCGCCACCCACGATACCCATAATAACCAATGATGAGCCTAATTTTGTTTTAGCGCCCAGGTCGCGAATGCTTAAAGAGAATATAGTTGGGAACATAATTGACATAAAGAACCAAACCCCCATTAACGAATAAACCGCGACGGTACCTTTTAAGGTTACAGCCGCTGCTATCAGCGCGATGTTTATAATGCTATATATTACCAACAGCTTTACAGGGTTAATAAACCGCATCAGGAACGTACCGGCAAAGCGGCCGATCATAAACCCTAAAAATGCTACCGTTAAATAAAACGACGCCGGCTTTTCTTCAAAGCCTGCCACACGCTCGCTAAAACGGATAAAGAAACTGCTTACACATGATTGTGCGCCTACGTAGAAAAACTCGGCCAGTACGCCGCTCATTAATTGCTTATTCTTTAATAGTTCGGCAATGCGGGCACCTAATGGGCGCTTATCGTTTTTTACCTCGTCGCTGCTTTCTTCCTGTATCTCGGGGAAGGTGGTGCGCCATATCATAATAGCCACTATAAATACAACTATACTGATGATGATATAAGGTATCTGCACAGCCGATGCTTCGGTGTTCAGGTAGGCGTTCAATTGTTCGGCAGACATGCTTTTAGTCTCCGCCGCTGTTAAATTTTTGCCCGATAGTATAAATAACCCACCTGCTAATGGTGCCAGCGTAGCCGCCAACCCATTAAACGACTGCGAAAAATTAATACGCTGTGTAGCACTTTCAGCATCGCCAATAACGGTTATTAATGGGTTTGCAGCTGTTTCTAAAAATGCAGCACCCGAGAAAACCACAAACAAGGCCCCTAAGAAGAAAGCGTAGTTACGCACCGCGGCTGCCGGGTAAAACAAAAACGCCCCGAACGAAAACAGCAGCAAGCCAAATATGATGCCGCCTTTATAGCCATATTTTTTCATGAATTGTGCAGCCGGTATGGGCAACAAAAAA
This portion of the Inquilinus sp. KBS0705 genome encodes:
- a CDS encoding SDR family oxidoreductase — encoded protein: MDLGLKDKVIIVTGGAKGIGEGIVKMLATEGALPVIIGRSEEDNNIVVDAVAAAGGKAHQVVAELTKPEECENAVKTVLEKFGRIDGLVNNAGVNDGVGLENGNYESFMASLHKNVVHYYLIAHYALPALKVSKGSILNITSKTAETGQGNTSGYAAANGGRNALTREWAVELLKYGIRVNAVVVAECWTPLYESWIKTLPNPTEKRQEIEAKIPLENRMTTTEEIANMVVFLLSNRSSHTTGQIVYVDGGYVHLDRGLVNA
- a CDS encoding type IX secretion system membrane protein PorP/SprF, translating into MFKRRLILLILLAVFAHCANAQQRPQYTQYVFNNYLLNPALSGIENYTDAKLGYRSQWTGLQGAPVTAYFSINAPLGSNFLQGDATGFPGGGNTDPASRSFTQDYRASEPHHGIGFMVVTDKAGPITQTNLSGTYAYHLGLTDKLNLAVGVQAGFNHLNINTSELTLENQNDPAINNLQASQWKPDVGVGVWAYSSNYFFGVSAQQILPQNYITTGNNTGLSKTVPHYFITGGYKLYLSDDVTLLPSALLKFVSPVPTTFDINMKLSFRDRFWFGGSYRKDDSYAVLTGFNLSSLINVGYSYDVTTSALRTVSNGTHELVLGILLNNRYKLTSPQHGW
- a CDS encoding FtsX-like permease family protein encodes the protein MDTTNYKRKTNVAWLFKMALRDSRRNRGRLLLFISSIVFGIGALVAIYSFRYNIQNDVNGQAATLIGADLTINGNKEPDAKLQRLLDSLGGDRSQERSFASMVYFPKTQGTRLVQVRALEGAFPYYGELETTPVQAGRTFKKGKNALVDKTLMLQFNARVNDSIKVGRQSFLIVGVLNKAPGQTGISSGIAPIVYIPLQYLPQTGLIAKGSRINYNYFFKFGNKVDVDKLAKKIDPQLDKADYSSDTVASRKENTGRSFADLSRFLSLVGFIALLLGCVGVASAINIYIREKIASIAIMRCMGVKAAEAFLIYLVQITGIGLIGSVAGAILGTGIQHLLPLVLKDFLPITISVSISWLAIWQGIVLGVIISVLFALLPLISIRNISPLNTLRLSFDSVSIRRDPFRWLVYLLVVLFVASFAYLQLDDWMAATVFTAGILIAFLILTVIAWLLIRFTRLIIRGSWSYIWRQGFANLYRPNNQTIILTVSIGLSTAFICTLFLIQQLLISQVTLSASGNQSNMILFDIQTNQEKPLADLTRKQGLPVLSQVPIIAMRLEKVNGKTAADVKKDTTLRISPRAFSYEYRVTYRDSLTSSEEVTSGKWVGKATPGEDIPVSAEERFAQRINARVGDHLVFNVQGVRMNAIIASIRKVNWNKISTNFQIVFPTGTLEDAPQFHVLLTHVASNQQSAQYQQAVVKQFPNVSVIDLGLVLSVLDELLDKISYVIKFMSAFSIITGIIVLISSVRLSKYQRIQESVLLRTLGGSRKQIFAITALEYLFLGTLSALTGIVIAIGSSWLLAQYSFKIPYAINFLPVIIIFFSITLLTVIIGLLNSRGILNRPPLEVLRSNT
- a CDS encoding NUDIX hydrolase is translated as MSEYAGQSRILVAVDCIIFGFDGWNIKLLLVERSLEPERGKWSLMGGFIHSSESPDDAANRVLEERTGLKNVYMDQFMVFGKPDRDPVERTISVAYFALIDIQEYEQQLTSENHPVWYLLDDMPEMVFDHAEMVEAAKKQLRYKAALHPILFQLLPDRFTIPQLQALYEGVYQTQFDDRNFSRKLLSTGLLVKQAEKDKQSSKKGAFYYKLDQSNYEENFEKFLNLVPNPDKFF
- the fucP gene encoding L-fucose:H+ symporter permease — encoded protein: MPKDNKLIAVALITSLFFIWGFALNLNPILIPHLKKACQLTDFQSSLIDSASYFAYFLLPIPAAQFMKKYGYKGGIIFGLLLFSFGAFLFYPAAAVRNYAFFLGALFVVFSGAAFLETAANPLITVIGDAESATQRINFSQSFNGLAATLAPLAGGLFILSGKNLTAAETKSMSAEQLNAYLNTEASAVQIPYIIISIVVFIVAIMIWRTTFPEIQEESSDEVKNDKRPLGARIAELLKNKQLMSGVLAEFFYVGAQSCVSSFFIRFSERVAGFEEKPASFYLTVAFLGFMIGRFAGTFLMRFINPVKLLVIYSIINIALIAAAVTLKGTVAVYSLMGVWFFMSIMFPTIFSLSIRDLGAKTKLGSSLVIMGIVGGAVFPPIMGRISDMSNIQLAYLVPGACFIGILIFAYNNLKVKKVDMVVSH
- a CDS encoding PKD domain-containing protein, producing MNRISALKLASLFILMCCGCCAFSQGSSSNQGKEFWTGYMSHISGNSGPRGSRMTLYITSDVNTSGKVEIADGSFAAIPFNVVAKQVTPVDIPPIAYINAQGKFNKGLHITSLRNIAVYGHIYAASVSGATLLLPVTTLGKSYYSINYKQDSNSEDSSQGDQSQGPSYSSFMVIATEDNTTVEIKPSRVLLDGRASGVPFQIILNKGEVYEGLANTDLTNTRIRTIVSATGECKKIAVFSGSTKMGIGYHNDNFSSDNLFQQVYPTSAWGKTYITVPLKNRDYDVYRVVVSDPNTVLKIDGAIIPQGQFAGTDYYEFPSRTPHTISADKPIQVAQYAVTQGKKLNTTDENSTDIGDPEMIFLNPIEQTLDHVTLYSTSRYNILKEYINVVIKNTGVASFKLDNVDYSEYFRPMPQNEDYSYAQINVTAGTHTIKSKEGFNAIAYGFGDRESYGYAAGASLKNLNQYITLADPLTNKTQDNGCTGVQYLVQLALPYKTARIEWDFHDGTAPYIDNNPVVKKTMVREGKTIYIYEYFKKLSFTAGDYSLTATVINPVADECGTEVNIDFNFNIADYPTAKFTSVGGCPNAPLQFTDESDAKGSTLQTWLWDFGDGTTSDEQNPKHVFAQAGDYTTKLIVVNENGCSSSQVTRTVHILNKPVAKFTLSAPVCAGSDVTFTDQSVSEGTIVKWIWDFGDGSPVVTHANNSPLNHAYALAGNYTVKLTITNSTDCVSDVFEKAIDVKPLPKVDFTLPDYCVGDVSAKFADISTITDNTQAGFTYSWNFGDTHLQTGQANTAAGKSAEHKYSQIGVYQVTLTVTTANGCTSSKTKAFTVNGADPRPDFVIQNSTSLCSNNGVSIKDISTVDFGKITRIIIFYDYDNNPQQYEEYNTSTMHADGIYSHDYGALTVSTPFNIQLEAYSGATCATFKQRLVTINPQPVVKVSKIGSLCYSDAPAHIMVNLNGFTGTGTFSGTGVTSAGVFDPRVAGPGTHTIVYKFVTNGGCDFTDTQDIVVNPDPVVNAGTDFLLLEGEGFVMPATATGNGLAYKWLPSNGLDHDDVLNPVVKATDDTNYKLTVTSAEGCTAFDEIFVKVLKTPIVVNAFTPNGDGINDTWTIKNIETYPGNTVDIYNRYGEKVYSSVGYAVAWDGKYHGVYVPAGAYYYIINPKNGRKPISGNVTVIR
- a CDS encoding ABC transporter ATP-binding protein — encoded protein: MENILKITNLNKTYKSAGRVLTVLDDINFSIAAGSTNAIVGPSGSGKTTLLGLCAGLDSASAGIVELNGISLGNLSEDKRAQVRNQYVGFIFQNFQLLPTLTALENVMVPLELRGEKNIKARALDLLDKVGLADRGHHYPAQLSGGEQQRVSLARAFSNSPKILFADEPTGNLDAETSEKVVKLIFDLNREAGTTLVLVTHDLELAAKTHRIIKIKGGKLVADDKTGNQ
- a CDS encoding arylesterase; its protein translation is MVLAVLITGCNSKTTDKKSDADTDTTQAAKTAATKNILVFGDSLTAGYGLDDASEAFPGVLQNKIDSAKLPYNVINAGVSGETSAGGRARIAWTLKQPVDIFVLELGANDGLRGLPVKQTTENLQFIINTVKAKYPKAKLVLLGMLVPPNMGADYANNFKNIFPQLAAKNNMTLMPFLLQDVAGVRSLNQPDGIHPTAEGAKIVGANVWKVIKGLL